In the Choloepus didactylus isolate mChoDid1 chromosome 5, mChoDid1.pri, whole genome shotgun sequence genome, one interval contains:
- the TAS2R16 gene encoding LOW QUALITY PROTEIN: taste receptor type 2 member 16 (The sequence of the model RefSeq protein was modified relative to this genomic sequence to represent the inferred CDS: inserted 4 bases in 3 codons; substituted 4 bases at 4 genomic stop codons) — MVPIQFIVFYLXVLEFLMVIVQSSLIIVVPGREGVQVKRLSLWLXFSPPWASHFCLQXGSMLXYFCSYFNPNYVFWYLSIIWDFINSLPFWFTSLLAVFYWVKVSSFTHPIFLWLKWRIVRFVPWLXLGSLLLSYVKIIPSAIRNNNITMGNSPRNSTVIDRLETFLQFFAMTQQMVILALPSLLLLASNILLIASLSQHVELMQHPNTGHCNSSMKAHSTAMFFTPYFLTLLIXIGILCEKGSWFWAXEAIIYAIVLIHSTSLMLSSPALRKF; from the exons ATGGTGCCCATCCAATTCATTGTCTTCTACCT TGTGCTCGAGTTCTTGATGGTGATTGTGCAGAGCAGCTTAATTATTGTAGTACCGGGCAGGGAGGGGGTACAGGTCAAAAGGCTGTCACTGTGGCTATGATTCTCACCACCTTGGGCATCCCACTTCTGTCTACAGTAGGGATCAATGTTGTAGTATTTTTGCTCCTATTTTAACCCAAATTATGTATTTTGGTACTTATCCATCATCTGGGACTTTATTAATAGTCTTCCATTCTGGTTCACCAGCTTGCTTGCTGTCTTTTACTGGGTCAAGGTCTCTTCTTTCACACATCCCATCTTCCTGTGGCTCAAGTGGAGAATCGTGAGGTTTGTTCCCTGGCTATAGCTGGGTTCTCTGCTGCTTTCTTATGTGAAAATCATCCCTTCAGCTATTAGGAATAATAATATCACCATGGGGAATTCCCCCAGAAACAGCACTGTGATTGACAGACTTGAGACATTTCTCCAGTTTTTTGCCATGACCCAGCAAATGGTTATATtggcccttccttccctcctgctcCTGGCCTCCAACATCTTGCTCATAGCCTCACTGTCCCAGCACGTGGAGCTGATGCAGCACCCCAACACTGGCCACTGCAACTCCAGCATGAAAGCTCACTCCACTGCCATGTTCTTCACCCCTTATTTTCTGACCCTACTGA TCATCGGCATCCTATGTGAAAAGGGGTCCTGGTTCTGGG TAGAGGCCATCATCTATGCTATAGTTCTTATTCATTCCACTTCACTGATGCTGAGCAGCCCTGCATTGAGAAAGTTTTAA